A genomic segment from Acipenser ruthenus chromosome 5, fAciRut3.2 maternal haplotype, whole genome shotgun sequence encodes:
- the LOC117402383 gene encoding mRNA decay activator protein ZFP36L2-A-like, with product MSATSLLAAFYDIELLSKQTENSFNMNTINLNNMLEKQPVAIAANTSSSSTNCASYTPGFIRRNSSSNLQTVNSSKYPNNSYNSKETTTSCCSSASTTAQMNKENRFRDRSFSENGERSQQLEAQIQQQKAGSQINSTRYKTELCRPFEESGACKYGEKCQFAHGYHELRSLSRHPKYKTEPCRTFHTIGFCPYGPRCHFIHNADERRPAPCNANSAVQGLALQANELCGYSQRDGMQHQHTSFSQRDRPKLHHSLSFSGFSNHHGPESPLVESPTSRTPPPPSSASSSSSSSSSSSSSSTLYEDMLSPSSLSCANNAFSFPRQELRNLLAPLAIQTHNSAYYMNHHHANACTPSPPCNMSHLQSLRPLSESPVFDSPPSPPDSLSDRESYASGSRSSSGSLSGSESPSLESGKRLPIFSRLSISDD from the exons atgtctgCAACATCACTCTTAGCCGCGTTCTACGACATCGAGTTGCTTTCCAAG CAAACTGAGAATTCCTTCAACATGAACACCATAAACCTGAACAATATGCTGGAGAAGCAGCCAGTCGCTATTGCAGCGAATACTTCCAGCAGCAGCACGAACTGCGCCTCTTACACCCCTGGGTTTATCCGGCGAAACTCGAGCAGCAATCTGCAGACTGTCAATTCCTCCAAGTACCCTAACAATTCCTACAACAGTAAAGAAACCACGACCAGTTGCTGCAGTAGCGCCTCCACCACTGCCCAGATGAACAAGGAGAACCGATTCCGGGACCGCTCCTTCAGCGAGAACGGAGAGCGCAGTCAGCAGCTGGAGGCGCAGATCCAGCAGCAGAAAGCCGGCTCTCAGATCAACTCCACCCGCTACAAAACCGAGCTCTGCCGGCCCTTTGAGGAGAGCGGCGCCTGCAAGTACGGTGAGAAGTGTCAGTTTGCCCACGGGTACCACGAACTCAGGAGCCTGTCACGCCACCCCAAGTACAAAACCGAGCCCTGCCGCACTTTTCACACCATTGGCTTCTGCCCCTACGGACCACGGTGCCACTTCATCCACAACGCTGACGAGAGGAGACCGGCCCCTTGCAATGCTAACAGCGCCGTGCAAGGGCTCGCCCTGCAGGCGAACGAGCTGTGTGGTTACAGTCAAAGGGACGGCATGCAGCACCAGCACACGAGTTTCAGTCAAAGGGACAGACCAAAGCTGCACCACAGCTTGAGCTTTTCAGGCTTTTCCAACCATCATGGACCTGAATCGCCCCTGGTGGAGAGCCCCACGTCCCGCACCCCACCGCCCCCTtcctccgcctcctcctcctcctcctcctcctcttcgtcTTCTTCCTCATCCACGCTCTACGAAGACATGCTGTCCCCCAGCTCGCTGTCCTGTGCCAACAACGCCTTCTCTTTCCCCAGACAGGAGCTGAGGAACCTTCTCGCCCCTCTGGCTATACAGACCCACAACAGTGCCTATTACATGAACCACCACCATGCCAACGCGTGCACCCCTTCCCCGCCGTGCAACATGAGTCACTTGCAGTCGCTGAGACCTTTGTCCGAGTCGCCCGTGTTCGACTCCCCTCCGAGCCCTCCAGACTCCCTCTCGGACCGCGAGAGCTACGCGAGCGGGTCCCGAAGCTCTTCTGGGAGTCTGAGCGGCTCCGAGTCTCCAAGCTTGGAGTCTGGAAAGCGTCTGCCAATCTTCAGCAGGCTATCTATTTCTGACGATTAG